One region of Methanococcus voltae genomic DNA includes:
- a CDS encoding type I restriction endonuclease subunit R → MITPITDDDLKERKFQTIIKEYLTNENNYVESFNKNYDKHYAIDKECLFNFLELTQKNELKELNEIYGDNYRSKIIENLDKQLRIMGIIHILKHGYKDMGVKLKLAYFKPANNLNADQNKLYGQNIVSVTEELNYTQDKRIDLVIFLNGMPITTIEVKNPYTGQTYKNAIKQYKKTRFNTEKLFKFKERAIINFAMDEDQVYMTTQLKGEDTIFLPFNLGVGDGAGNPNVTGKLKTYYMWENILTKDSLLEIIGKFVYVQKQEHEVLDDNGDYKIITTEKTIFPRYHQLDCTRDILNHVIQNGSGQKYLIQHSAGSGKTNSITWLSHRLSSLHDKNDKVIFDGVIVVTDRKVLDKQLQDSIYQLEHKTGVVAKIDKDSNQLAKEIEKGTKIIISTIQKFPHVLKKLADTKGKKYAIVIDEAHSSTSGKNMMALKESLSLDEAIKIAEEEESQEIDSEDKINKELKNFTDQSNVSFFAYTATPKATTLRLFGTKSDDDNDDKYYPFHIYSMRQAIEEGFILDVLKNYMTYKMCYKVSKTIEEDPEFDKARATKSIMRYVTLHPCNISQKTEIIIEHFRNYTMKKIGGHAKAMLITPSRLHAVRYKLEFDKYIKEKGYDDLKTLVAFSGTVKDTNSLEYTESGMNEISQANLPVEFDKEESKILIVANKYQTGFDQPKLHTMYIDKKLFGVKAVQTLSRLNRIYPGKEDTFILDFVNEPEDIQRAFMPFYSMTTLNNDIDPNDIYTLENEIYAKQVINEEDVKKFTDLFYKDNLTNRGRALESNYINNSLKRIEKFTTEETIEFKNLAKKFINLYNLIIQIFALKDSDIHRLNIYLRYLLKKIEIENTGGVDLTNKVILEYYSLKKGKLDEIELRSSDGGIDIHISEGGTKGENPDLLSNIIKTLNDKFGTEFSDSEKLAVEQISNNLKSNEKLKLNATANDYELFRLAFDKSFEEGVVNEFSKNEIFYGKILKDNDFKNKLIDLLAMDIYRWFNKING, encoded by the coding sequence TTGATTACGCCGATTACAGATGATGATTTAAAAGAACGAAAATTTCAAACTATAATTAAAGAATATCTTACCAATGAAAATAACTACGTCGAATCATTTAATAAAAATTATGATAAACATTATGCTATTGATAAAGAATGTTTATTTAATTTTTTAGAACTTACCCAAAAAAATGAGCTCAAAGAATTAAACGAAATTTACGGCGATAATTACCGTTCAAAAATTATAGAAAATTTAGATAAGCAATTGCGAATAATGGGTATTATACATATTTTGAAGCATGGTTATAAAGATATGGGCGTAAAATTAAAACTTGCTTACTTTAAACCTGCAAATAATTTAAATGCGGACCAAAATAAATTATATGGGCAAAACATCGTTTCTGTAACTGAGGAATTAAATTATACCCAAGATAAAAGAATCGATTTAGTAATTTTCTTAAACGGCATGCCTATAACCACAATCGAAGTTAAAAACCCGTACACAGGTCAAACCTATAAAAATGCAATCAAACAATACAAAAAGACCCGATTTAACACGGAAAAATTATTCAAATTCAAAGAAAGAGCCATCATAAATTTTGCAATGGATGAAGACCAAGTTTATATGACAACCCAACTAAAAGGTGAAGATACCATATTTTTACCGTTTAATTTAGGCGTAGGCGACGGGGCAGGAAACCCCAATGTAACAGGTAAACTTAAAACTTACTATATGTGGGAAAACATCTTAACAAAAGATTCTTTACTTGAAATTATCGGCAAATTTGTATATGTTCAAAAACAAGAACACGAAGTTTTAGACGATAACGGAGACTATAAAATAATTACAACGGAAAAAACCATATTCCCAAGATACCACCAATTAGACTGTACAAGAGACATATTAAATCACGTAATACAAAATGGTTCGGGTCAAAAATATTTAATCCAACATTCCGCAGGCTCTGGAAAAACTAATTCTATAACCTGGCTTTCTCACCGATTGTCATCTTTGCACGATAAAAACGATAAAGTAATATTTGACGGGGTTATTGTAGTTACCGATAGAAAAGTTTTAGACAAACAATTGCAAGACTCTATTTATCAATTAGAACATAAAACAGGCGTAGTTGCTAAAATAGATAAAGATTCAAATCAATTAGCCAAAGAAATAGAAAAAGGTACTAAAATAATAATTAGCACTATTCAAAAATTCCCACACGTTTTAAAGAAATTAGCTGATACAAAAGGCAAAAAATATGCAATTGTTATCGATGAAGCTCATTCGTCAACATCTGGTAAAAATATGATGGCTTTAAAAGAATCTTTATCTTTAGACGAAGCAATCAAAATAGCAGAAGAAGAGGAAAGTCAAGAAATAGATTCAGAGGATAAAATAAATAAAGAACTAAAAAACTTTACTGACCAATCAAATGTTAGTTTCTTTGCATACACCGCTACACCCAAAGCCACCACTTTAAGGCTTTTTGGAACAAAATCGGACGATGATAACGATGATAAGTATTATCCTTTCCATATATACAGTATGAGGCAAGCAATAGAAGAAGGTTTTATATTAGACGTTCTAAAAAACTATATGACATATAAAATGTGCTACAAAGTCAGCAAAACAATTGAAGAAGACCCAGAATTTGATAAAGCACGTGCTACAAAGTCTATCATGCGATATGTTACATTACACCCGTGCAATATTTCCCAAAAAACAGAAATAATCATAGAACATTTTAGAAACTACACTATGAAGAAAATTGGGGGGCATGCAAAAGCAATGCTCATAACACCGTCAAGGCTACACGCAGTACGTTATAAATTAGAATTTGACAAATACATAAAAGAAAAAGGTTATGATGATTTAAAAACCTTAGTAGCATTTTCAGGAACTGTAAAAGATACTAATAGTTTAGAATATACCGAATCAGGTATGAATGAAATTTCTCAAGCTAATTTACCCGTTGAATTTGACAAAGAGGAATCAAAAATATTAATTGTAGCAAATAAGTATCAAACAGGTTTTGACCAGCCTAAATTACATACCATGTACATTGATAAAAAATTATTCGGTGTAAAAGCAGTTCAAACGCTTTCAAGGTTAAACAGAATTTACCCTGGAAAAGAAGATACATTTATCTTGGATTTTGTAAATGAACCTGAAGATATACAACGAGCTTTTATGCCATTTTATTCAATGACGACTCTTAACAATGACATAGACCCAAACGATATTTATACACTGGAAAATGAAATCTATGCAAAACAGGTAATTAATGAAGAAGATGTTAAAAAATTCACAGATTTATTTTATAAAGATAATCTTACAAATAGAGGAAGAGCCTTAGAATCAAATTATATCAATAATTCATTAAAAAGAATTGAAAAATTCACAACAGAAGAAACCATTGAATTTAAAAATCTTGCAAAAAAATTTATAAATTTATACAATTTAATAATTCAAATTTTTGCACTTAAAGATTCAGATATTCACCGATTAAATATTTATTTAAGATACTTACTTAAAAAAATTGAAATTGAAAATACTGGTGGTGTAGATTTAACAAATAAGGTTATCTTAGAATACTATTCCTTAAAAAAAGGTAAATTAGATGAAATTGAACTTAGAAGTTCTGACGGTGGTATAGACATACATATTTCAGAAGGTGGGACAAAAGGTGAAAATCCAGATTTATTGAGTAACATAATAAAAACGCTAAATGATAAATTTGGGACCGAATTTTCAGATTCTGAAAAATTAGCAGTTGAACAAATAAGTAATAATTTAAAAAGTAATGAAAAATTAAAACTTAATGCAACAGCTAATGATTATGAATTATTTAGACTCGCTTTCGATAAATCCTTTGAAGAAGGCGTAGTAAATGAATTTTCCAAAAATGAAATATTTTATGGAAAAATTTTAAAAGATAACGACTTTAAGAATAAATTAATTGATTTATTAGCTATGGATATATATAGATGGTTTAATAAAATAAACGGCTAA